Part of the Labilibaculum antarcticum genome, CCAAATACATGTAATTCCTGGTTTCATACTTAATCGCCGGCGTTGCCAACGTTGATACTGCTGAACTTCAGAAGGAATCGGCGGACGAGGTCCTACGACCGACATTTCCCCCTTTAAAACATTAAAGAATTGAGGCAACTCATCCAAAGAAGTTTTTCGAAGGAATCGTCCGACGCGGGTTACTCTGGGGTCATTTTTAATTTTGAACACCGGCCCCGATTGCTCGTTCAAATTTTCAAGTTTCACTCTTAGAGCTTCAGCATTCTCGACCATTGTTCTGAACTTCAGACAATCGAAAATTCTTCCGTTCAAACCAACCCTTCTTTGTCGGAAAAAAATGGAGCCACCATCTTCAATTTTTATAGCCACTGCTATTGCCAACAGTACAGGAGAAATAAAAATCACAATGGCAGATGAAAACAAGAAATCGAGCAGTTCCTTTACCTTAAGAGCAAAGTAATTCTTGGTGTGGTTGGCGAAAGTTAAGAAAGGCAGTTCCTTAAAATAAGTGAGGTGAGATCTCTGACTAACAACACTTAGCAATTCGGAATAAACACGAAATGTAACTCCTACCTCGGAGCAAGCATAAATCAGAGCACGAACCTCATCATTATCGAATTTCCCTTTGCAGTAAATGACCTCATCAACCACATTGGCATCTATAATTTCGCTTAGCTGAAAATGTTCATGCAGCACACGAACGTGTGATTCATATTTGGTTTTAATGTGTTTTCCATCCGACATGATGGCCCAAACATGATATCCCCAATCGCGTATAAATAGCATTCGATCGATAAAATGCAGATAAGACTCATCATCGGCAACAATTAATACATTTCTGGTATTGTACCCTTTCCCTCTCAACATCTTAAAAATGCGATAGCTTAACATGCGAAAGCCAAAGAGCATGAATAAGTTCAAGCAGGCAAACAGGGCTAGAATTAAAGTGGGAACCGATTCGGTTAAGAATAAGCTTCCCAAGTGAAGTAATCCCGAACTGATTACAACAAGAGCAAAATATTCAGCAAACAATTCGGAGTAGGTTTTCACCCGAAGCATTTTCCCGAGATTTAGCTCCTTTATAAGAGTATACCAAATGGCAATAATCAGTAGATAAATTGTATTGTTATCGTGAATATCAATATTTAGGGGCTTTAAATAGGTCGCTACCGCCCAGGTAACCAGCCAATAACAGCCTAGTGATAAACCGACTTGCATGAGCGTACTTAAACGCGCAAGAGTTTGTTCTCTTCCTTTAATCATGGTTGTAAGGTTTTAAAGTGAAATAGAATCAGACTGCAGCTAGTTTCTTAGATGTTGATGGTTGGTCAACGGCTATCTGTATTCTGAGTTGAGTTGAATAAAATTTATTAACTGAGAGGCAAGCTTGTACTTCAGTAAAAATGGAGAGTGAGTTTATTTGAAAAATTTTTGAATTCGTTCTTTGAATATGTAGTAGAGGAATAACGAATTGGTTGTTAAGTATCTCTTCCACATTCGGCCAGGTTCTTGCAAAAATCGATAAAACCATTCCAAGCCTGAGTTTTGCATCCACACGGGAGCTCGTTTCACTTTTCCGGCAACCACATCAAAAGAACCGCCAACGCCCATTATAAAGGGCACTTTAAGCTGTTCTTTGTAATTGTTCAGAAAAATCTCTTTGGTTGGTGAACTGATGGCTACAAATAAAATATCTGCCTTCGACTCGGCAATTTGATCGGCAATATCCCCTTCCTGCTCTTTGTTAAAATAGCCATTTCTGTAGCCTGCGATAATTTCTTCACCAAAAACTGATGTGTACTTTCGGACTACTTCGGAAACCACCTCTTCTTTACCTCCGAAGAAAAATATTTTGTACTGTTTTTCAGCAGCCATAATGACCAACTCCTGCATTAAATCAACCCCCGAAACTCTTTCGGGCAAAGGGTTGCCTAATAGTTCAGAAGCCCAAACAACAGCCATGCCATCGGCATTAATAATATCGCTTGCTACCACTGACTTAAAGAGCTCTGTATCGGATTGCATGTGCACCAATTTGGCTGCATTTACAACGATGTGTTGAATTGGCTTTTTATCCCTAATCGAATCGCCGATCAAATGAAGAGTTTCCTTCATCGTCAAGACGTCAACCGGCGAGTTCATTATTGTAATTCTCTTTCTCATGTTCCGGTATTTTTAAGGTTTCAACTAAATAATTTGATAAAGACAGAAACATCCAGGCTTGCGCCCATCGGATGTAAGGAATCTTATTGGTACTGCGTTTCCCCGATTGGAAATAGAAGTAACCATATTGATCCTGAAGATTGTTGATTGTCCATTTTAAAACCCGATCGACCAATTCCTGATTTTCTTCCAACACATGTAAGCTGCTAAGTGTAATTGGTAATTGAGCCGGACAATGAATATCAATCGGATAAACCGAATTGTTATAATATTTTGGTGTTCCGTCATCGGCGAAAAAAGTCGCCAGGTAATAATCCAATCCTAATTGAATTTGTTTATCGAAAGACGAATCTTTCGCATACATACGGTATGTTGAGAGCGCTTCCAGATTAAAGCCGGTATGAAAATTATCAATCCACCGATGATAGGGTAATGTTCCATACGCCCAGGATCCATCGGAATTCTGATGATTGATACAATACTGAACAGATTTCTTCGCGCAATTCAGCACCTCCTCATCCTGTGTGTAATGATATATTCGTGACAACATTCTACTGCCTAAAAGAGACGCATTAAAAACCTGAGTAATATCCAATGGAGAATAGGAGAAACAGAAATCTTTATTCTCATCGTAGGTCCGATTCAAATCTTTCAATATGAAATCTTTAATTCGTAAGGCAGTCTCCAGTAAATTCTTATCTCCAAGTATTTCGTATGCATCTAATAGTGCTGATCCCACGTAAGTGGTTACCACGACCGATGGTGTGCCTTTGGGTTGAAAAAAGGCTCGTGCCTGCCAATCGAAATTGTATCCCCAACATGGGCCCGACCAACCTTTGGATTGCATTTCCAATAATTTTTCGCTTAAAAAGTGAATCCGGGATCTTACTTCCTGTGTTCGATCAAATTGATAGAGCTTACAATATCCACTCAAAAATAAACCAAGACCTTTTGGATTGTAATCTTTTTCAACTCTAGCAAGACCCCGGAAATTCACTGAACTTTTTTTAAATGCCTGAATCCAAATCAATCGCATTAACCTGCTGTTTTTCGCAAAAGGAATGGACTGAAATAATTTAGAATTTAAACCATCGTATGGATCCCATCCTTTGTATTCCTGACTTTCGATATAGGCTCTAAGTTTCTCAAAACTTGCTTTATACATATTTTTAAAACGATAGATGGTTAGATAGTAGTAAACTAAACATTAGCGTCTAGTCACGCATGAATACTGATTTAACCTGTCAGAGTGCGAAGCTCCTGACAGCGTTGACTCCAAGTTCACTTACTGTTGCTTTATTTTTACAAGCATTTCACTTAAAGTCAAGAATGTGATTTCACCTTTTTCGGCCTGCTGAATTAGATAGAGCAAAGCATCCGGGTAATAAAAATCTTTTGGATGGCCAACCAAAATAAAGGGATGAAATAAATAAGCAGATTGCTTCTGAAGTTTATTGGCAGATTTTAAGAAGCTTCGCATTTTCCCTTTTGAGAACAAGCAAAAATCCCATGTTAATGCCTCCTTCTTCCATAAAAACTGAATTGTTTCCCACTTCGATTTTTTGACGCTATTGTTCTTGAACTTTTCGATCGAATTGGCTTTGTTTTGCATTGCCGAGCGAATTCTCACCGCATCGTATTTCAAAAAACGCTTCATTTTTCTGGCATAAATTGGAAGTTCTAAAAATCCGCTACCCGCTCCATTTGCACTTACAAGGGAAGTATTGGAAGCGTACCAATAAGCCTTTGATTCCAAAATATCTGAATAATCATATCTCGATAAATTCCCTTCCGCCTTACCGCCATAATAAACCGAACTGTCAGCAATAAAAGAGTGTTCTTTAAGCACCTTCAGCAATCGGTCAGATGGATCGATATTGTATCCGCCAGCTCGCAGTATGTTGCATTTATAATCGGGATTCTCTGCTTGAAGGATAGACTCCAATGTCTGTTTTCCTTTTCCAATTAGTTCCGACAATCCCATGCTAATGGTTTCATTTGCCAGATCGGGAACCTCGGGCAACCTCCAGTATTCCAAATTCAAAACCCACTCCTTATTTTCATATTTTGCATCGATCCATTGAGGATGCAAATGCAATTGCACATCGTGCCCCAAGCTGTAAGCTCTCTTTATTTGCTCTTTCATAGCAGTAGCAGGATTCGACGAATACCCCATTGAGATTCCATTTTCATAGGCTTCTTTTATTTTCCAATACTCTACAACTTCAAAAAAGATGGACAGTTTGATGCTGTGCTGTTTACAGATTTCCAACAGTCTATCTGTTGGCTCAATAATGTGCTTAAAAACATCACCCCGACCTGAACCAAACAGCTCGTAATCAAGAGTTAGACAAAGAGAGATCATGTAATTGTAATGATATTGCTGGTTAGATATATTTTTCAGGTGGATTGCTTTTAGTAATCAAAATAGACTCTGCAACACGCAGAATGAGCTCTGCAAGCTCAAAATGGACTCTACAACACGTAGAATGAGCTCTGCAAGCCCAAGATGGACTCTATACTGGTTGTTCTTGGGTTTATTCAGGTCTACTCAATGAACTTTAACGTTTCACCTGTTGAAAAAATGGTTTTAAATCGCGAATGTCCCACACATCAAAAGTTCTGCTGTTAAAATTTAACAAGACCGAAAACATGTGAACTATTTTCAGTGGATTTTTAACAGCCAGAACCATATCCCGCAACATATTCATCCACTGAACCTGTTTTGGGTTTTTTCGATTGCCAGCGCATTCACCTACTATAAATGGGATTAAATCAGGATATTTCAGTTTCATTATCTTGATAAAACCAAATGGACGCGGGTTAACCTCCAAAAGATAAGGTTCACCATTAAAGATTTTAAATTCAACATCTAAAAAACCGGTAAATGATGTTTTACCAATTAACTGAACCGATTCTTCTTCTATGAGTTGAGAGTATTTACCACGATATTCTTCAACTACCGAAGACACTCCCGAACGATAGTGCCGAACTTCATTTACACAAATGCCAGCAACTAATTTTCCTTGATCGAAATAGGCTCCAAAGGAAAAATTGTTTTGTAAATCTGTCCCCAAATACTCCTGCATAACAAGCGATTCTTTTTCCCGTCCAATAAGAGTCTGCACCAAATTCTTTAGCTCTTTGACATCTTTTACCAAACAGGTTTTAAAGCTTGGGTTTTGATATAAATAAATATCCTGATTCCATTTTACTATTTGTGGAAATTTAATGCTCTTGTAATCCGTATCCTCATCCAATTGACTTAAAAGGATTGATTTTGGATATTTACAAGTAATCTCCTCAGCCAATTGGTAGGTATTTAATTTATTTAGAAATACCGCTAAAGCCTCTACATCTTTCGGGAAAACATTGAAAATTGTGAAAAAGTTGGGGAAGTGATTCATTAAAAAGGATAGATAAAAACCACTGGCCACAATACAATCCAATAGTTGAGACTTCGCGGCCAAATCAGTTAATGCCTGAATCAAATCTTCTTCGGTAGTAACAGGCACTTTCACAGCATAACACGAATACATTGCAATTTCATTCCGTCGCCCTATGAGAGTTACAGAATATCCAATTCGACTGTATTCCCGCACTAAAAATAAGGCTTGTGGTCCTGCGCCAACAATCACCATCTGTTTCTGAATCAGCGTCATTTTTTTTCTATTTTTGAAACAACCAAATTAAATTTTCCTCTACTGCTTCTTATCAATTCCCATGTTTCAATCTTTTCAAATTTAATCAGGCAACCAGATCCCAACAAAGCCCTTAAATTTTGTTCTATCTGCATGCATTCCACTTTTGAAAATCCTTTATCGGGAACCAAATTGACTTTTATCTCTCCTGCCTTTTCTTGAATAATCTGAGCGGCTAACAATTGATTTATTTTCTTAAAAGCCAAGTCTAAACGGCCAATACGTTGTCCATCTTTCAAAATCACATAATCATCGTCGCGACCTTCGATTTTCAGAACCACACAACTTCCATTGCTTGTAGGTACCAATTGAATTATGTCATCAACCTTATAGCGAATCAATGGAAATGCACTATTGATAAAGCCTGTTGTTATTAGGTGACTATCTTGAAATTCGGTATGTGAATACAAAGGAAATTCATGATAAAAGGAATCTTCAAATTGACCAAAGGCAACTGTTTGTTCCGCATTTCCATACCAATCGAATATTTTCGTATTGAATACTTTTTCGACAATTTCTCTTTGAAAATCGTGCAATACTTCCGAAGAAGTAAATGCCAGTGGAATGTTTAATTCCAAATTTGCTTTGTACAACTCTGTTGCGAATATGTGCATTGAGCTGGGATAAGCCTTTATTACTTTAGGTTGAAAATCAGTAATCATCTTATGAATCGTGCCAATTTCATCTGCCCCTAAGTGAAAGCTGGAGATGTACAATACATTATTGCTTTTATCAAAATATGAAACTGTATTTCGATCCAATACACCTCGAAGAGAAACAACAGGATCGCCTAAATGATAACCATGCTTTTGCTGGAAAAAATGGCCGTAAGCATACTCTTTTATTGTGGATGAAAAATCCCGATATACCTGAAGCGGTGTTCCCGTTGTTCCACTCGAATAGGCTTTAAAAACGGTTAACTTTGACTTGGTTAAAATATCCGAACTATTTTTTTTAACAATCGTTTTATCAATAATAGGTAGTTTACCGGCATCAGATATTGTTTTAACAGAATCAATTGTTATTCCATGCGACTGATACAGGTTTTTATAGAATTTTGAATTTTCAAAAGCATTCCGAAATTGCTTTATGAACTCCTGCTCTTTTAAATCCAATAACTCCTGCTCCGAGCAATTACTTAAAGTTATAATCTTACGAAGCTCCTTCTCGAAACCACTTCCGAACTTAATTTTATAGGCAATCAAATCTTTAATTAATCGATAACTCATATTCAAAGTTTAAGCCTCTTGTAAAATTTCATTGATTAACTGGTCTTTATCCCGAGAAGGCAGGTTTGAGACCATCAAATTATATTTCCCTGATTCGGTTCTAATTATTTGTTTGTCACTTATTTCCTTGTAATGTATCTTGCAGCCGGCGCCCAAAAGTTGAGTTAAGTTTTTAATTAATTCAGATTTATTATTCTCCGTAAAATTGTAATCAGGAATAATATTCAGATCAATTTCGCCCGGTACATTCTGAACAATTTGTGCTCCCAAAATGTTCTTCACATTGCTGAAATTAAATGCATGATCCAAAAGACCAATTTGCTGACCATTTTTTAACAAAACGTACTGATTATCCCGGCCTAAAATTCTGCTTGTGCAACAGCGAATACAGCTACTATCGCACTTGAGCTTAATCACATCATCAATTTTGTAACGTATTAAGGGAAATGACTTATTGATAAAACCGGTAGTAATAATGCATTTTTCCCGAACCTCTATATGACCATACAAAGGAATGTCCTGATACAAATCCTTCTTTACCTGACCCAATGAGATGGTCTGCTCGGAATTTCCATACCAGTCGAAAATCTTTGTGTGCAAGATCTTTTCAATAATGCTTCTCTGAAAATTGTGTAATACTTCAGAAGAGGTAAAAGCCAATGGAATCTGCAAATTGAGTCCTGCTTTGTACAATTCGACTGAAAGAATTTGCAAGGAAGATGGATATGCCTTAACGACTTTAGGTCCAAAATCTTTAATTAGCTGATAATACTTCTTAATATTTTTCTCATTCAAATTATAGCTCGACAAATGAAGCGTATTTAACGAACGGTCGTATCTGCATATTTCACTCTTATCCAAATCTCCTTTGATCGAAATCACTTTGTCGCCCAACTGATAACCGTGCGACATTTGATAATAATATCCGTAGGAATACTCTTTGCATACTGATTCGTAATCACGATAAAGCTTTAATGGAGATCCGGTTGTTCCGCTTGTATAAGCAGTATAAACAAACAGCTTTTTACAAGTAAGTAATTCATCAACCCGATGACGGATATCCTCTTTCGTGATAATTGGGATTAGCTCAGAATCGTCGGTCGATTGAATTGAATTTAAATGCAATCCGTGCTCCCGATAGAGGTTTTGATAAAACTTTGAATTGGTGAACGCATTTTGATACTGCTTTACAAATTCCTGGTTTTTTAAATCTGATAATTGAGCCTCACTAATTGAGTATAAATCTGTAATTCGGTGTAATTCCTTTGTAAAACGGGAACCAAATTTAATTTTGCTTAACAAGTAATCCCTGAATCCTCTGTAGTTCATGATAGATTGAAAATAGAGTTTTTAAAACGCTGTCCGGATAAAAATCAACAACTCCTTTTGCTGATCTTTCAGAGTATATCTGAATTAGATTTTGATTGTCGGTTAACTTTAGAATAGCACTTTTAATCTCTTCCTGATTGCCTGCATCAACCAGAATGCCATTCCTATATTTATGTATTAAATCAGGAATACCTCCTGCATGACTCGATATTATTGGAAGGGAATAGCTCATTGCTTCTAAAATAGACAAGGGCAAACCTTCTTTATAGGATGTCAGAATAAAAATGTGCGATGAGCGCAATAACTGGTCTTTTTTCTCAGAATCCACCCATCCTTCAAATTGCACGATATCTTCCAAATTCCAATTTAAAATGGCTTTCTCTAACCGGCCTGTTTCCCCATTTCCAGCAATCTTCAAAATCATTTTATCTTCTAAAACATCCCTGTTTTTCGATATGGTTTTTAGCAGATCAAAAATCCCCTTGTTATCGCCTATTAAGCCCAGAAAAAGAAATTGAAGTTTTCCATTTAAAACAATCTCATTTGGCTTTTCAGGCGGAATAATCATATTATTCAAAATCACCAGTCGCTTTGGGTGAAATGCACTGGAAAAGAAATGTTTCCATTTTTCAGACAAACAGATTACTACATCGGCCGACTGAATTACATAGCGAACTCTTTTTTGTATAAAAAAGGATGACTCCAGATAAAAATCACGAAAACCACCCCCATGTATATGATAGATCAGCTTCTTTTTGAACAATTTATGAACGACTGAAAACAATATGTATTTGCGATAAAAACTGCCTTTCGATGCTCCGTGAATATGAATGATCTTAATTTCAGAATCTGTTAACAAGCGAAGTATCAATTCGAATACGCAAACAGGAAACCAAATAGTATTCAACACTTTGGAATGAAAGCGATGAGTAACAATCAATTTAAATGGGTCGATGTATTTCGAATAATTATTCACACACAAACCAATTCCCCCCTTGCTGTTTTTATTCCCCGGAGCTATGAATAATACTTCTTTCATGAATATATAAAGTATGAGAACACTACCCTTTTTAGGAATACTGATCTATGATTTGAACAACAAGCGTCTTTTTATCTGATTTTAATATCAACTGTAAAGGTTGAATATACTGATGCCACAATCCCAACATGCGTGAAATGTTCTCGTATTTTCCTCCCATTGTATTGATCGACACCCTGGCGATTTCGTAGGCTCCCATGTTTTCTTGCGTTAGATTCGGATTCGTGGTAAAAGCCATTTTATAGCCATTCTTCCTCAAAAATTCAAAATCTCTTTCATCGTAGTCTCCATTAGGATAAGCGAAGGAATTAATTTTCGTATTCAACCAACTTTCCAATATCTTTTTCGACTCGGAATATTCAAAGGCCAGTTCTTCATCGGTACATTTAATGCTAATTGGATGATGATAAGTATGCGATCCGATAGTCACCAAAGGATGATTGTGTAAATATTCCAGTTCTTTCCGATTTACCGATGACCTATTTAATTCAAGTTCAGCCATAACTTGCCTCACATATTCCATGCGCTCTGCATTTCTCATCTTTTTCAAATCCTCAACACAAGTTATTTCAGGATACTTATTGATTAAATACGGTACATATTCCCACCAATAGTTTCCCAAGACAACGGGTTTCACAGGCGTAAAAATTGAAATTGGAATTTGATACTTCTCAATAACCGGAATCA contains:
- a CDS encoding phenylacetate--CoA ligase family protein: MSYRLIKDLIAYKIKFGSGFEKELRKIITLSNCSEQELLDLKEQEFIKQFRNAFENSKFYKNLYQSHGITIDSVKTISDAGKLPIIDKTIVKKNSSDILTKSKLTVFKAYSSGTTGTPLQVYRDFSSTIKEYAYGHFFQQKHGYHLGDPVVSLRGVLDRNTVSYFDKSNNVLYISSFHLGADEIGTIHKMITDFQPKVIKAYPSSMHIFATELYKANLELNIPLAFTSSEVLHDFQREIVEKVFNTKIFDWYGNAEQTVAFGQFEDSFYHEFPLYSHTEFQDSHLITTGFINSAFPLIRYKVDDIIQLVPTSNGSCVVLKIEGRDDDYVILKDGQRIGRLDLAFKKINQLLAAQIIQEKAGEIKVNLVPDKGFSKVECMQIEQNLRALLGSGCLIKFEKIETWELIRSSRGKFNLVVSKIEKK
- a CDS encoding WecB/TagA/CpsF family glycosyltransferase; amino-acid sequence: MRKRITIMNSPVDVLTMKETLHLIGDSIRDKKPIQHIVVNAAKLVHMQSDTELFKSVVASDIINADGMAVVWASELLGNPLPERVSGVDLMQELVIMAAEKQYKIFFFGGKEEVVSEVVRKYTSVFGEEIIAGYRNGYFNKEQEGDIADQIAESKADILFVAISSPTKEIFLNNYKEQLKVPFIMGVGGSFDVVAGKVKRAPVWMQNSGLEWFYRFLQEPGRMWKRYLTTNSLFLYYIFKERIQKFFK
- a CDS encoding sugar transferase, producing MIKGREQTLARLSTLMQVGLSLGCYWLVTWAVATYLKPLNIDIHDNNTIYLLIIAIWYTLIKELNLGKMLRVKTYSELFAEYFALVVISSGLLHLGSLFLTESVPTLILALFACLNLFMLFGFRMLSYRIFKMLRGKGYNTRNVLIVADDESYLHFIDRMLFIRDWGYHVWAIMSDGKHIKTKYESHVRVLHEHFQLSEIIDANVVDEVIYCKGKFDNDEVRALIYACSEVGVTFRVYSELLSVVSQRSHLTYFKELPFLTFANHTKNYFALKVKELLDFLFSSAIVIFISPVLLAIAVAIKIEDGGSIFFRQRRVGLNGRIFDCLKFRTMVENAEALRVKLENLNEQSGPVFKIKNDPRVTRVGRFLRKTSLDELPQFFNVLKGEMSVVGPRPPIPSEVQQYQRWQRRRLSMKPGITCIWQVSGRNNIPFEEWMKLDMLYIDTWSLKLDLILFLSTIKVVFTGEGQ
- a CDS encoding polysaccharide deacetylase family protein codes for the protein MLRFKKIAGDILGFVLLLLFKKKGLKKFDKYVLSIYFHNPSSILFKGIIGFLRANNFHFISENEMYKIVVGEQNVHERKVFISFDDAWKGNLKLIPVIEKYQIPISIFTPVKPVVLGNYWWEYVPYLINKYPEITCVEDLKKMRNAERMEYVRQVMAELELNRSSVNRKELEYLHNHPLVTIGSHTYHHPISIKCTDEELAFEYSESKKILESWLNTKINSFAYPNGDYDERDFEFLRKNGYKMAFTTNPNLTQENMGAYEIARVSINTMGGKYENISRMLGLWHQYIQPLQLILKSDKKTLVVQIIDQYS
- a CDS encoding phenylacetate--CoA ligase family protein — protein: MNYRGFRDYLLSKIKFGSRFTKELHRITDLYSISEAQLSDLKNQEFVKQYQNAFTNSKFYQNLYREHGLHLNSIQSTDDSELIPIITKEDIRHRVDELLTCKKLFVYTAYTSGTTGSPLKLYRDYESVCKEYSYGYYYQMSHGYQLGDKVISIKGDLDKSEICRYDRSLNTLHLSSYNLNEKNIKKYYQLIKDFGPKVVKAYPSSLQILSVELYKAGLNLQIPLAFTSSEVLHNFQRSIIEKILHTKIFDWYGNSEQTISLGQVKKDLYQDIPLYGHIEVREKCIITTGFINKSFPLIRYKIDDVIKLKCDSSCIRCCTSRILGRDNQYVLLKNGQQIGLLDHAFNFSNVKNILGAQIVQNVPGEIDLNIIPDYNFTENNKSELIKNLTQLLGAGCKIHYKEISDKQIIRTESGKYNLMVSNLPSRDKDQLINEILQEA
- a CDS encoding polysaccharide deacetylase family protein; the protein is MISLCLTLDYELFGSGRGDVFKHIIEPTDRLLEICKQHSIKLSIFFEVVEYWKIKEAYENGISMGYSSNPATAMKEQIKRAYSLGHDVQLHLHPQWIDAKYENKEWVLNLEYWRLPEVPDLANETISMGLSELIGKGKQTLESILQAENPDYKCNILRAGGYNIDPSDRLLKVLKEHSFIADSSVYYGGKAEGNLSRYDYSDILESKAYWYASNTSLVSANGAGSGFLELPIYARKMKRFLKYDAVRIRSAMQNKANSIEKFKNNSVKKSKWETIQFLWKKEALTWDFCLFSKGKMRSFLKSANKLQKQSAYLFHPFILVGHPKDFYYPDALLYLIQQAEKGEITFLTLSEMLVKIKQQ
- a CDS encoding glycosyltransferase family 4 protein yields the protein MKEVLFIAPGNKNSKGGIGLCVNNYSKYIDPFKLIVTHRFHSKVLNTIWFPVCVFELILRLLTDSEIKIIHIHGASKGSFYRKYILFSVVHKLFKKKLIYHIHGGGFRDFYLESSFFIQKRVRYVIQSADVVICLSEKWKHFFSSAFHPKRLVILNNMIIPPEKPNEIVLNGKLQFLFLGLIGDNKGIFDLLKTISKNRDVLEDKMILKIAGNGETGRLEKAILNWNLEDIVQFEGWVDSEKKDQLLRSSHIFILTSYKEGLPLSILEAMSYSLPIISSHAGGIPDLIHKYRNGILVDAGNQEEIKSAILKLTDNQNLIQIYSERSAKGVVDFYPDSVLKTLFSIYHELQRIQGLLVKQN
- a CDS encoding delta-aminolevulinic acid dehydratase; the encoded protein is MYKASFEKLRAYIESQEYKGWDPYDGLNSKLFQSIPFAKNSRLMRLIWIQAFKKSSVNFRGLARVEKDYNPKGLGLFLSGYCKLYQFDRTQEVRSRIHFLSEKLLEMQSKGWSGPCWGYNFDWQARAFFQPKGTPSVVVTTYVGSALLDAYEILGDKNLLETALRIKDFILKDLNRTYDENKDFCFSYSPLDITQVFNASLLGSRMLSRIYHYTQDEEVLNCAKKSVQYCINHQNSDGSWAYGTLPYHRWIDNFHTGFNLEALSTYRMYAKDSSFDKQIQLGLDYYLATFFADDGTPKYYNNSVYPIDIHCPAQLPITLSSLHVLEENQELVDRVLKWTINNLQDQYGYFYFQSGKRSTNKIPYIRWAQAWMFLSLSNYLVETLKIPEHEKENYNNELAG